From one Equus caballus isolate H_3958 breed thoroughbred chromosome 29, TB-T2T, whole genome shotgun sequence genomic stretch:
- the OR2T72 gene encoding olfactory receptor 2T33 → MPRSYEVKLRLLDDESPFLLYFSIDRITPEEIMEKRNTTSNFILLGLFEHTRPHLFLFMVVLTMAIASFMGNALMLLLIYWDHRLHTPMYFLLSQLSLMDVMLVATIVPKMAVDYLTGKKSISPAGCGLQIFFFLTVGGGECFLLAAMSCDRYVAVCYPLRYPVLMSQKLCLKMTLGSWFLGSADGLMQAAATLSFQFCSAPEIDHFFCEAPMLVRLACDDTSVFENVMYICCVLMLLVPFSLILTSYSFILLAVLQMRSREARKKAFATCSSHLAVVGIFYGAAIFTYMRPKSYRSANPDKVVSAFYTIFTPVLNPLIYSLRNSEVKGALKRWLGKCTNLKCQQT, encoded by the coding sequence ATGCCCAGAAGTTATGAAGTCAAACTAAGATTGTTAGATGATGAAAGtcccttccttctctatttttccattgaCAGAATCACACCAGAAGAAATCatggagaagagaaacacaaCCTCAAACTTCATTCTTCTAGGACTCTTTGAACATACAAGACCCCACCTCTTTCTTTTTATGGTGGTGCTGACAATGGCCATTGCTTCTTTTATGGGCAATGCCCTCATGCTTCTCCTGATTTACTGGGACCACCggctccacacacccatgtacttcctTCTGAGCCAACTTTCCCTCATGGATGTGATGCTGGTTGCTACCATTGTGCCTAAAATGGCTGTTGACTACTTGACTGGAAAGAAGTCCATCTCCCCTGCTGGCTGTGGGTtgcagattttcttctttcttactgTGGGAGGGGGTGAGTGCTTCCTCTTAGCAGCCATGTCCTGTGACCGCTATGTGGCTGTTTGTTATCCACTGAGATATCCTGTCCTCATGAGCCAAAAATTGTGCCTGAAAATGACCTTGGGGTCTTGGTTCTTGGGGTCGGCTGATGGGCTCATGCAGGCTGCTGCTACCCTGAGCTTCCAATTTTGCAGTGCACCTGAGATcgatcatttcttctgtgaggccCCCATGCTGGTGCGTTTGGCTTGTGATGACACATCTGTCTTCGAAAATGTAATGTATATCTGCTGTGTGTTAATGCTTCTGGTCCCATTTTCCCTCATCCTCACCTCCTACAGTTTTATCCTCCTTGCTGTTCTCCAGATGCGTTCTAGAGAAGCCCGCAAGAAGGCTTTTGCCACCTGCTCCTCACATTTGGCTGTGGTGGGAATCTTCTATGGAGCTGCCATTTTCACCTACATGAGACCCAAATCTTACAGGTCAGCTAACCCTGATAAGGTTGTGTCAGCATTCTACACTATCTTCACCCCTGTGCTGAACCCCCTCATCTATAGTCTGCGGAACAGTGAAGTCAAGGGAGCCTTGAAAAGGTGGCTGGGGAAATGTACAAATTTAAAATGCCAACAAACTTAg